The proteins below are encoded in one region of Polynucleobacter sp. AP-Elch-400A-B2:
- the tmk gene encoding dTMP kinase, with translation MTAQFPGYFISFEGIDGAGKSTHIESFSNLIQQRYPDHDVVMTREPGGTQLGEQLRALLLEAAMNLETEALLMFAARREHIAQVIEPALKAGKIVISDRFTDASFAYQGGGRGLSLAKLNDLEKWVQGRPDGSLLQPNLTFLFDLPGSVAQARRSKVRAPDKFEKMDLDFFEKVRQEYLRRAKADPDRFYLVDATKTPEAIWHELESLKIKL, from the coding sequence ATGACAGCTCAATTTCCAGGTTATTTCATTAGTTTTGAAGGTATTGATGGTGCTGGAAAAAGTACGCATATTGAATCTTTCAGTAACTTGATTCAGCAGCGATACCCTGATCACGATGTTGTGATGACTAGAGAGCCTGGTGGTACTCAATTAGGTGAACAGCTGCGCGCTTTATTACTTGAAGCGGCAATGAATTTAGAAACCGAGGCATTACTGATGTTTGCCGCTCGACGTGAACATATTGCACAAGTAATAGAGCCAGCACTGAAAGCCGGAAAGATTGTGATCTCTGATCGTTTCACGGATGCCAGCTTTGCCTATCAAGGTGGTGGTCGCGGCTTAAGCTTAGCGAAGTTAAATGATTTGGAGAAATGGGTTCAGGGTCGCCCTGATGGTTCATTGCTTCAACCTAATTTGACCTTCCTATTTGATCTACCTGGATCGGTTGCACAAGCGAGAAGATCAAAGGTAAGAGCACCCGATAAATTTGAAAAGATGGATTTAGATTTTTTTGAAAAAGTTCGTCAAGAGTATTTGCGTAGAGCAAAGGCGGATCCAGATCGCTTTTATTTAGTCGATGCTACTAAAACACCAGAGGCTATTTGGCATGAGCTCGAGTCATTAAAGATAAAGCTCTAA